A stretch of DNA from Methanoplanus endosymbiosus:
TAAGCATTAAAGAGCATCTTTTCAAATACTGTATATGACATCCTCTTATCACTTAGCCCAAGCATAACGAGGATAAAACTCTCAAGAGTAGCTTCAGCCTCAAATTCTTCTTCATCTTCATCAAAAAACATATGATAACGACCTCTTACTGTCAGCAATCTGTTATAACATTGCCACTTAATAATAATAAACCTAAAGTTTTGATAACTGAAAAATTCAGGTCATTTCCGGAAATAAAAGCAGACATGAGATCCGGCAGGAGATGACATTACTCCCAAAAATCCGGCAATCCGGCAATTTTTCTCTGAAATGAATAAAAATAAGAGGTTCTGATACATACATAACAGACAGTTTTTTTCTTCTATGTCAGCCTCAAAACAGCAGCAGATTACAGATGCCGGAGAAGATCATCACCTCACAAACTCAGAATATTCTGAGATTCCGGTAGATTTTAGAAATTCCGAAGAGGAAAACAGAGATTTGTGCAACAATAATAATTACCATCATGATGATCACAATAATAATTTACCCATGAATAATAATTGCAGGAAGAACCATCCATTCCCAGCCACCCGATACCAGGGATCAAAGGCAAAGATTTCCGGATGGATCTGGGAGAGCATAAAAGACATAGAATTTGATACCGTACTTGACGCATTCGGCGGTACAGGCTGCATATCCCATATGCTGAAGAGAAAGGATAAGACTGTCACATACAACGACATCCTGAAATTCAATCATATAATCGGAAAGGCACTGATTGAAAATGATAATATAACACTGACCGGCCCGGATATTGAAATTCTGCTCAGAAAGGATGAGAAGAGAGAATATCCAGCTTTTATTCAGGAGAATTTCAGGGATATATTTTACCTTGACGCTGAGAATGCCTGGCTGGATATGGTGATTAAAAATATCAGCCACCTTGACGGCGAATATAAACAGTCCCTTGCATATTTTGCCCTGTTTCAGTCATGTATAATAAAAAGGCCGTACAATCTCTTCCACCGGGCAAACCTCAATGTCAGAACATCAGACGTAAAGCGTAGTTTTGGCAACAAAACAACATGGGACAGACCATTTGAAGAACTATTCATAAAATTCATAACAGAAGCAAATAATGCAGTATTCAGCAATAAAAAGCCGTGCAGATCCATAAACTGTGACGCACAAAAAATTCCGGAAAACAATTATGACCTCATATATATCGACACACCATACATATCCTCCAAAGGTGTGGGCGTTGACTATATAGACTTCTATCACTTTCTCGAAGGCATGACAGACTATGAGACCTGGGAAAATAAAATACTGAAGAGATATAAACATCTCCCGATAGACGGAAGAGGAGAGAACGTCTGGGCAGACAAAAAGAGAATCTACGGTGCTTTTGAAGATTTAATCCGGAAATATAAGGACTCAGTGCTTATCATCTCATACAGAAGTGACGGCATACCTACAGAAGATGAGATAAGAAATCTGCTGAATAAATATAAAGGAAGTGTCTGTGAGGTCAGAAATACGGATTACAGATACGCCCTCTCAAACAAAAAGACCTCAGAAATCCTCTTTATTGCTGAATGATTCAAACCCCGCATAGGTTATGCGAGAACCCACATCCATGTAAACATAGTAAAAACCGTTTGTTGTGAATTCTCACACATACGGGCATTTGAAAAAATATATTTCCTCACCGGAAACCTGCCTCAATGAAGGCAGAAGAGATCCATAGTATCTCTCTTCCGGAAATGAAATTATAACAGACTTTTAAATTTAAAAGGACACAGGATTAATCACTGAACTATCAGATAAAATCCTGATTAAATATTTTTTAGTTGTTGAATTCAGTGTACCCGCACTTACCGCAGGAGACACGATCTTTATGCTGAGCCATATAGACTCCGGCTCCGCAGCGTGGGCAGTTCTTCTTCTGCACTTCTGCCTTGTCGCCCTCAACATTGTAATACTTGTAGCGGCTCACCATTAGAATCAGGCCTCCTCTTCTGCCTTAACTTCAGGTGAGTTGCGCTTCACCAGATAATCAAGCTCAGTTGCCTTCAGCATCTCTGCATCTGCATAAATGCGTGCCTTTGCGAGGATTTCCTGCTTACCAAATTCGCTTTTGAGTGAATCAATGACGCAGTTTTCAACCGGAACATTGCGCAGTGCACAGAGTTTACCGAGTATCTCTTTTCTCGAAGGTGTCGCACCCTCGTAATTAATTACGAATTCAAGCTCTGTGCGGTTCAGAAGCTTGTTTTCCCCTTCCTTATTGAATACAAATTCCATGAATATCTATAGATATTGTATGCAGATTTATTTAAAACTATCAAATAGCAACAGATATTTTTAAAACTGCCCCTGCCAGTCCGGCATCTGCCTGTCTCCGGAGATCAGATATTCACCGGCGTTTTCCCGGAAAAATTACCAGGCCGCCCGCAGCAGATTTCCGGCCGGAATTAACAGCAGGCCGGATTAATCCTGCCATCTGTGCCATTCATCAACTGCAAGCTCTCTGTATCTCTCTTTGTCAATCCTGCCCTTTTTCAGCAGCTTTTTGGCTATAACTTCCCTTTTGCCGTATATTTCGTCATAGAGATCAGACCTCTCCGCATATTCGGGGAAGGCATTATACGATAACATAAGCATCCCGGCATCGGAATATTCATTATATGCTTTTCTGACAGCCCGGATATTCTTCAGATATCCTTTAAAGTCCTCATCTGTGCCTGTGTGAATACTCTCATTATACATTTCTTTGCCGGATGCTGTCAGGACGATATGCCCGCCGCTGTAATGGTCATCCATCGCCGGAGAAGTGTACTCCCATGCACCTTTCAGATACTCCGGGTTCATCACCGCATCTTCGAGCTGATCAGAATATTCACCCATTACATGCGAATGGAACTCAGATTCAGTATATCCGGAGATACCCTTAAGCTTCAGGACAAAAAATATCTTCTCAAGCAAAAGCAGGGATATTTTCTTCTTATTAGCCCCCAAAACAAGCAGAACTGAATTTTCAAGCGCAAATTTCAGGTCTTCACACTCTCCCTCACCGGAGACATCATTATTTATATCCGTATTATCTGTACTCTCAGTCATATCTTCACCGGAGACATCATTATTTATATCTGTATTATCTGTACTCTCAGTCATATCTTCACCGGAGACATCATTATTTATATCCGTATTATCTGTACTCTCTGCCATATCTTCACCAGCCATATTATCATTTATTTCATTATTATCCATATTATTCTTCCTCTTTTCCCTGCCGGAATTTACAGTCAGAAGAACAGTTTAAGGTACACAGACCCAGGAGCTGTGCACAGGCAACGGCAAACTTTCCGGTAATGAACACAAATGACATTACGAAATCATGACAGTCCGACAGCAGCCGTGAACGATAACTGCCCGGCTTTATCTGACTTATAGAAGCAGACTGCCGTCAGAAGGTGTATCCATCTTCAGTTTTGTTACATTCAGGGAATTATTACAGGACTTTATCAGTTCAATAAAAGCTTTATCTGAATTTTTTCCGGGCAATTTTTTGGAGAAATTATCATCATCAGCCAGAAA
This window harbors:
- a CDS encoding DNA adenine methylase, producing MSASKQQQITDAGEDHHLTNSEYSEIPVDFRNSEEENRDLCNNNNYHHDDHNNNLPMNNNCRKNHPFPATRYQGSKAKISGWIWESIKDIEFDTVLDAFGGTGCISHMLKRKDKTVTYNDILKFNHIIGKALIENDNITLTGPDIEILLRKDEKREYPAFIQENFRDIFYLDAENAWLDMVIKNISHLDGEYKQSLAYFALFQSCIIKRPYNLFHRANLNVRTSDVKRSFGNKTTWDRPFEELFIKFITEANNAVFSNKKPCRSINCDAQKIPENNYDLIYIDTPYISSKGVGVDYIDFYHFLEGMTDYETWENKILKRYKHLPIDGRGENVWADKKRIYGAFEDLIRKYKDSVLIISYRSDGIPTEDEIRNLLNKYKGSVCEVRNTDYRYALSNKKTSEILFIAE
- a CDS encoding 30S ribosomal protein S24e codes for the protein MEFVFNKEGENKLLNRTELEFVINYEGATPSRKEILGKLCALRNVPVENCVIDSLKSEFGKQEILAKARIYADAEMLKATELDYLVKRNSPEVKAEEEA
- a CDS encoding 30S ribosomal protein S27ae, whose protein sequence is MVSRYKYYNVEGDKAEVQKKNCPRCGAGVYMAQHKDRVSCGKCGYTEFNN